One Endomicrobiales bacterium genomic window carries:
- a CDS encoding site-2 protease family protein: SKEGAKQLGGFGSIGKLFPPMWDWQTFWTMTAFLSVILAFMNFLPIPALDGGYVLFLLYEMFSGRKPNDKFLEYAQTAGMMLLFVLIIFANGNDIFRAIFK, translated from the coding sequence TTCGAAAGAAGGCGCTAAACAACTTGGCGGTTTCGGGAGCATAGGTAAATTGTTCCCTCCGATGTGGGACTGGCAAACTTTCTGGACAATGACCGCATTTCTTTCTGTTATCCTGGCATTTATGAACTTTCTGCCAATTCCGGCGCTGGATGGAGGTTATGTTTTGTTTCTGCTTTACGAAATGTTTTCCGGGCGTAAACCAAACGATAAGTTCCTTGAGTATGCTCAAACAGCCGGCATGATGTTGCTTTTTGTGCTGATCATTTTTGCCAACGGAAACGATATTTTTAGAGCGATATTTAAATAA
- a CDS encoding arsenate reductase family protein, with amino-acid sequence MQPTVLCYPKCGTCQKAEKWLKTSGIAYIYRPIKEENPSKTELSEWIKKSGLPVSKFFNTSGLLYKEQNMKDKVKTLTENELIDILASNGLMVKRPVLLAGEKVLVGFKEEEWKKLLSK; translated from the coding sequence ATGCAACCAACAGTACTTTGCTATCCCAAATGCGGAACCTGCCAAAAAGCCGAAAAATGGTTGAAAACAAGCGGAATAGCATATATTTATCGACCTATAAAAGAAGAAAATCCATCGAAGACCGAATTGTCTGAATGGATAAAGAAGAGCGGGTTGCCTGTCAGTAAGTTTTTCAACACAAGCGGTTTACTTTACAAAGAGCAAAACATGAAAGACAAAGTAAAAACTTTGACTGAAAATGAATTGATCGATATTTTAGCTTCAAACGGATTAATGGTGAAACGTCCCGTTTTGCTTGCGGGCGAAAAAGTGTTGGTCGGATTCAAGGAAGAAGAATGGAAAAAGCTGTTGAGCAAATAA